The following are encoded together in the Capsulimonas corticalis genome:
- a CDS encoding phytanoyl-CoA dioxygenase family protein, protein MTILSPPALSACGVALEMTPETFGELRDANDSLGDGAALRRRMQEDGYLLLRGVLDPSEILAARKYITDNLAEEGFLDSAFPSIDSVARPGADVMFRPDLALKNAALHQVLYSGAMMEIFARYFGEPVRHYDFTWLRATPPGRSVPAHCDIVYMGRGTFDVLTAWTPLGDIAIDGGALMILEGSHRKREQNEEYLRRDVDSYCANGPHAAQIESGEMGWEWDGALDHDAAALRRRLGGRWLSSQYQIGDVLIFTMATVHGSLDNFSNKIRLSSDSRYQKASEPADERWIGPNPIGHGLAGKRGRIC, encoded by the coding sequence ATGACGATTCTATCACCGCCCGCGCTGTCCGCATGTGGCGTCGCTTTGGAAATGACGCCCGAGACGTTCGGTGAGCTGCGCGACGCCAACGATTCGCTCGGCGACGGCGCCGCCCTGCGCCGCCGCATGCAGGAAGACGGCTACCTGCTGCTGCGCGGCGTTCTGGATCCGTCCGAAATCCTGGCCGCCCGAAAGTATATCACCGATAATCTCGCGGAGGAAGGCTTTCTCGATTCGGCCTTTCCCTCGATCGATTCCGTCGCGCGGCCCGGGGCCGACGTTATGTTTCGGCCCGACCTTGCGCTGAAAAACGCCGCATTGCATCAGGTCCTTTATTCCGGCGCGATGATGGAGATCTTCGCGCGGTATTTCGGCGAGCCGGTGCGCCACTACGACTTCACCTGGCTGCGCGCCACCCCGCCGGGGCGGAGCGTTCCCGCCCATTGCGACATCGTGTATATGGGGCGCGGAACGTTTGACGTCTTGACCGCCTGGACGCCGCTGGGCGACATCGCCATCGACGGCGGCGCGCTGATGATCCTGGAAGGCTCGCACCGGAAACGAGAACAGAACGAAGAGTATCTCCGGCGTGATGTCGATTCTTACTGCGCGAACGGTCCTCACGCGGCGCAAATCGAATCGGGCGAGATGGGGTGGGAATGGGACGGCGCGCTCGATCACGACGCCGCCGCCCTGCGCCGCCGCCTCGGCGGACGCTGGCTGAGCTCCCAATACCAGATCGGCGACGTCCTGATCTTCACCATGGCGACGGTGCACGGCAGTCTGGACAACTTCTCCAATAAGATCCGTCTCTCCTCCGATTCGCGCTATCAAAAAGCCTCCGAGCCTGCCGACGAACGGTGGATCGGCCCCAACCCCATCGGCCACGGCCTGGCGGGCAAACGCGGCCGCATCTGCTAG
- a CDS encoding GNAT family N-acetyltransferase yields the protein MSIHKPSAITTARLQLRPFQAEDWREAHAYASDPEVMQFMNFGPLSEDQSRDLTRNLAASADQYPQTAYSFAITLLSDSVLIGGCSLYRVGAPEGKAEMLYLLNRRFWGCGYMSEAIRALLRFGFDELELQRIFGHCDLDNPASARVMEKAGMAREGVLRQERWIKDQWRDVIVYAAIASDGTAGL from the coding sequence ATGTCCATACATAAGCCAAGCGCGATTACAACGGCGCGTCTGCAACTGCGTCCCTTTCAGGCCGAGGATTGGCGAGAGGCGCATGCCTACGCCTCCGATCCCGAGGTCATGCAATTTATGAACTTCGGGCCGCTGTCTGAAGATCAATCCCGGGATCTGACACGGAACTTGGCGGCTTCTGCGGATCAATATCCGCAAACGGCTTACTCGTTCGCCATTACGCTTCTCTCAGATAGCGTCTTAATCGGCGGATGCAGTCTCTACCGGGTCGGCGCGCCTGAAGGGAAGGCCGAGATGCTTTATCTGCTCAACCGGCGCTTCTGGGGCTGCGGCTACATGTCGGAAGCCATCCGCGCTCTCCTCCGATTTGGGTTTGACGAATTGGAGCTTCAGCGAATCTTTGGACATTGCGATCTGGATAATCCAGCGTCCGCCCGCGTCATGGAGAAGGCGGGAATGGCGCGGGAGGGCGTGCTGCGCCAGGAGCGCTGGATTAAGGACCAGTGGCGGGACGTGATTGTCTATGCAGCCATTGCAAGCGATGGAACCGCTGGGCTGTAA
- a CDS encoding LL-diaminopimelate aminotransferase, protein MAKINSNYQKLAAGYLFPEIGRRVSAFTAANPDAKVIRLGIGDVVLPLPEVIRKAIDAGVEELGQISTFKGYGPEQGYEFLRQAIADHFQSQGADVAADEVFVSDGSKCDTGNIQEIFSTDAAVAVTDPVYPVYVDTNVMAGRTGAADASGRYEGLVYMPCTVENGFDPELPSEHVDLIYLCSPNNPTGAVLSREALQKWVDYAKANEAIILFDSAYEAYISDPSLVRSIYEIPGARDVAIEFRSFSKTAGFTGVRCAYTVVPKTVMGRNESGELVSLHTLWSRRQTTKFNGVSYPIQKGAAAVFTPEGQAAIKETIAYYMENARLIREGLAEAGIAVYGGVHAPYIWLRAPGNITSWEFFDLLLSKAHVVGTPGSGFGSSGEGYFRLSAFGVRENVVEAVNRIKALKL, encoded by the coding sequence ATGGCAAAAATCAACAGCAATTATCAGAAACTGGCGGCGGGATATCTGTTCCCGGAGATCGGCCGGCGCGTGAGCGCGTTCACGGCGGCGAACCCGGACGCGAAGGTCATTCGCCTGGGCATCGGCGACGTGGTGCTGCCGCTCCCTGAAGTGATCCGCAAGGCCATCGACGCGGGCGTCGAGGAGTTGGGACAGATTTCCACCTTCAAAGGCTACGGCCCGGAGCAGGGCTATGAGTTCCTGCGGCAAGCCATCGCGGACCACTTCCAGAGCCAGGGCGCGGATGTCGCCGCCGACGAAGTGTTCGTCTCCGACGGCTCCAAGTGCGATACCGGCAACATCCAGGAGATCTTCTCCACCGACGCCGCCGTCGCGGTGACCGATCCCGTCTACCCCGTCTATGTGGACACCAACGTCATGGCTGGCCGCACCGGAGCCGCCGACGCGTCGGGCCGCTACGAGGGCCTGGTCTACATGCCCTGCACCGTCGAGAACGGCTTCGATCCCGAGCTGCCCTCGGAGCACGTGGACCTGATCTATCTCTGCTCCCCGAACAATCCGACCGGCGCCGTGCTGTCCCGTGAAGCCCTGCAAAAGTGGGTCGATTACGCCAAGGCGAACGAGGCGATCATCCTCTTCGATTCCGCCTACGAAGCCTACATCAGCGATCCTTCGCTCGTGCGCTCGATCTACGAGATCCCCGGCGCGCGCGACGTCGCCATCGAGTTCCGCAGCTTCTCCAAGACCGCCGGCTTCACCGGCGTGCGCTGCGCCTACACGGTCGTTCCCAAGACCGTCATGGGCCGCAACGAAAGCGGCGAGCTCGTCTCGCTGCACACCCTGTGGTCGCGCCGCCAGACCACCAAGTTCAACGGCGTCTCCTACCCGATCCAGAAGGGCGCCGCCGCCGTCTTCACCCCCGAAGGCCAGGCCGCGATTAAAGAAACGATCGCCTACTACATGGAAAACGCCCGCCTGATCCGCGAAGGCCTCGCCGAAGCCGGCATCGCCGTCTACGGCGGCGTCCACGCGCCGTACATCTGGCTCAGGGCCCCGGGCAACATCACCTCCTGGGAGTTCTTCGACTTGCTGCTCAGCAAAGCCCACGTCGTCGGTACCCCCGGCTCCGGCTTCGGCTCCAGCGGCGAAGGCTACTTCCGTCTCAGCGCCTTCGGCGTGCGTGAGAACGTGGTCGAGGCGGTCAACCGGATCAAGGCGCTCAAGCTGTAA
- a CDS encoding EamA family transporter: MTPEAHPPDTQASRLRIIVALLVTWLAFGSTYFAIKIALREVPPLMIASVNLVGAGAALLAWRRTQVREKLSWGEWRSALLLGALMFFLGRAMVVWGSQFVSSSAAALLSASAPLWVALLGTVFFRERLSPRAILGLFAGFGGMALLVAPSGGEIRLSLTGVVSLTVSALAWATGALLSKRREPSVQPITATAMQMLAGGALVVLASGATGEWGRIHPAHLTFGPVAAVIYITIAVALIGFTTFGWLLRATSAALANTFSFVSPVVAVLLGWAFLHEPLTPRTILASAVILLGVVLMVTAPKPADPASTQMR, translated from the coding sequence ATGACGCCGGAAGCCCATCCACCGGATACGCAGGCGTCGCGGCTGCGAATTATCGTCGCGCTTTTGGTGACGTGGCTGGCGTTCGGCTCAACGTACTTTGCGATCAAGATCGCGCTGCGGGAAGTTCCGCCGCTGATGATCGCCAGTGTTAATCTGGTTGGGGCGGGAGCGGCGCTGCTGGCGTGGCGGCGGACGCAAGTTCGGGAGAAGCTCTCGTGGGGGGAATGGCGGTCCGCGCTGCTGCTGGGCGCGCTGATGTTCTTCTTAGGGCGCGCGATGGTGGTTTGGGGGTCGCAGTTTGTGTCGTCGAGCGCGGCGGCGCTGCTTTCGGCGTCGGCGCCGCTCTGGGTCGCTTTGCTGGGGACTGTGTTCTTTCGTGAGCGCCTCAGCCCTCGCGCCATATTGGGTTTGTTCGCCGGGTTTGGCGGGATGGCGCTGCTGGTGGCGCCATCGGGCGGCGAGATACGTCTCAGTCTGACCGGAGTCGTTTCCCTGACGGTGAGCGCGCTGGCGTGGGCGACCGGGGCGCTTCTGTCCAAACGGCGTGAGCCTTCGGTCCAGCCGATCACGGCAACGGCGATGCAGATGCTCGCCGGCGGCGCGCTTGTCGTCCTCGCCAGCGGCGCGACGGGAGAGTGGGGACGGATCCATCCCGCACACCTGACGTTTGGGCCGGTCGCCGCCGTCATCTATATCACGATCGCCGTCGCACTGATCGGCTTCACGACCTTCGGCTGGCTCCTGCGCGCCACCTCCGCCGCGCTCGCCAACACTTTTTCTTTTGTCAGCCCGGTCGTCGCGGTGCTGCTCGGCTGGGCGTTCCTCCATGAACCGCTGACTCCGCGCACGATCCTCGCCAGCGCCGTAATACTGCTCGGCGTCGTCTTGATGGTCACCGCGCCCAAACCAGCGGATCCGGCGTCCACTCAGATGCGATGA
- a CDS encoding acetylxylan esterase encodes MQHPFPFDPTYGYDEAALLKVAAPPEVSDFADFWRATYDEARAVPTDTVMRSIASPRRGYDVFEAEFTGLGGARVGAWITVPHGGFARGVVAGHGYGGRSGPDFPIPGPPAAAIFPCARGFDRSAAPGIPDNAEEHVVFGIEHRETYLHRFCAADLWTAASVLLELFPAAEGNLHYLGVSFGGGMGALALPWDDRFQRAFLDVPSFGNHPLRVTLPCAGSGESVRRQYATRPEILETLRYFDAAVAATHLRIPTLAGCALFDPAVPPPGQFCVYNSLAGPKELFVHPAGHFPYREERHDARRLFQALENWFA; translated from the coding sequence ATGCAGCATCCTTTTCCTTTCGATCCGACCTATGGCTACGACGAAGCCGCGCTGCTCAAAGTCGCGGCGCCGCCGGAAGTCTCGGACTTCGCGGACTTTTGGCGGGCGACTTATGACGAAGCGCGCGCCGTTCCGACGGACACGGTGATGCGCTCCATCGCTTCGCCAAGGCGCGGCTATGACGTGTTCGAGGCGGAGTTCACAGGGCTAGGCGGCGCGCGAGTCGGCGCCTGGATCACGGTTCCGCACGGCGGGTTTGCGCGCGGCGTGGTGGCGGGCCACGGCTATGGCGGGCGATCCGGGCCGGATTTCCCAATCCCCGGCCCGCCGGCGGCCGCGATCTTCCCCTGCGCTCGCGGCTTCGATCGGTCGGCGGCGCCAGGGATTCCGGACAATGCGGAGGAGCATGTCGTCTTTGGGATCGAGCATCGCGAGACGTACCTCCACCGCTTCTGCGCCGCCGATCTTTGGACAGCCGCTTCGGTGCTGCTGGAGCTGTTTCCCGCAGCCGAGGGAAATCTGCACTATCTGGGCGTGAGCTTCGGCGGCGGCATGGGCGCGCTGGCGCTGCCCTGGGACGATCGTTTTCAGCGCGCGTTTCTGGATGTTCCCAGCTTCGGCAACCATCCTTTGCGCGTCACGCTGCCCTGCGCCGGCAGCGGCGAATCCGTACGGCGTCAGTACGCGACGCGCCCCGAGATTCTGGAGACCCTGCGTTACTTCGACGCCGCCGTCGCCGCGACGCATCTGCGCATCCCCACCCTCGCCGGCTGCGCCCTCTTCGATCCCGCCGTGCCGCCGCCGGGCCAGTTTTGCGTCTACAATAGCCTGGCGGGGCCAAAGGAGCTCTTCGTCCATCCCGCCGGACACTTCCCCTATCGCGAAGAGCGGCATGACGCCAGACGGCTGTTTCAGGCGCTGGAAAACTGGTTCGCATAA
- a CDS encoding glycoside hydrolase family 76 protein encodes MTISNSAVALAALTMLSPLLTASPARADYRQKAEEQTDYIQSHFYDAKTFRYHPSVPLDPKALPYDFMWANGVQFTVLAAAAREDPKKYKSVLYEFTHGLESYWDPAVAVPGYNAYCSGPNGTDKYYDDNEWLVLGLVEAYQSTHNPGFLNKARATQKFVLSGWDDTLGGGVFWKLDHKSKNSCSNTPASAAAMRLYQVGGDKDQLAWAIKIRDWAKSKLQAPNGLYWDNINLDGKIEKTQFTYNTALAIRTDILLYQTQHDKAALDEARRMADAGLAAWTDPSNGSLHKTEKSALFTHLFAESLLRLYDVTHDIKYLNAVRSEAAFAYKYIRDPEGGYWSEADHKPDDRKKLIENASAARLFWLLTPYPETGEPKGRPKQ; translated from the coding sequence ATGACGATCTCGAACTCCGCCGTGGCGCTCGCCGCGCTGACCATGCTTTCGCCTCTTCTGACGGCGTCGCCCGCGCGCGCCGACTATCGCCAAAAGGCGGAGGAGCAGACCGACTACATCCAGAGCCATTTTTACGACGCCAAAACCTTTCGGTACCATCCCTCGGTCCCCCTCGATCCCAAGGCGCTGCCTTATGATTTCATGTGGGCCAACGGCGTCCAGTTCACGGTGCTCGCCGCCGCCGCGCGCGAAGATCCCAAGAAGTACAAGAGCGTGCTTTATGAGTTCACGCATGGTTTGGAGAGCTACTGGGACCCGGCCGTTGCGGTGCCCGGTTATAACGCCTACTGCTCGGGGCCGAACGGCACGGACAAATACTACGACGACAATGAGTGGCTGGTGCTCGGTCTCGTGGAAGCCTATCAAAGCACGCACAATCCCGGCTTTTTGAATAAGGCGCGCGCCACCCAGAAGTTCGTTCTGAGCGGCTGGGATGACACATTGGGAGGCGGCGTCTTTTGGAAGCTCGACCATAAATCCAAAAACTCCTGCTCCAATACCCCCGCCTCGGCGGCGGCGATGCGTCTCTACCAGGTCGGCGGCGACAAAGACCAATTGGCGTGGGCCATCAAGATCCGCGATTGGGCGAAGAGCAAACTCCAGGCTCCTAACGGCCTCTACTGGGATAACATCAACTTGGACGGCAAAATCGAGAAGACCCAGTTTACATACAATACCGCGCTCGCGATCCGCACCGACATCCTGCTTTACCAGACCCAGCACGACAAGGCCGCCCTCGACGAAGCGCGCCGCATGGCCGACGCCGGCCTGGCCGCCTGGACCGATCCCTCGAATGGGTCGCTGCACAAGACGGAAAAGTCCGCCCTCTTTACTCATCTCTTCGCCGAGTCCCTGCTGCGTCTCTACGACGTGACGCACGATATCAAATACCTCAACGCCGTCCGCAGCGAAGCCGCCTTCGCCTACAAATACATCCGCGATCCCGAAGGCGGTTACTGGAGCGAAGCCGACCACAAACCCGACGACCGCAAAAAGCTCATTGAAAACGCCTCCGCTGCCCGTCTCTTCTGGCTGCTGACGCCGTATCCGGAGACAGGGGAACCTAAAGGCCGGCCAAAACAGTAA
- a CDS encoding AraC family transcriptional regulator, producing MFWYSEQNEVARPVVTQTLIADERETPLGQIRSAGYIKDSPGVSLRRKRVLGRYAIVLLLEGSGVYEDIGGTAREVTPGDALLLFPELAHGYGPRAGERWSELFVVFDGAAFDRLRESALFSSAHPVIRAGLAWRGALEAVTQTPATPPHAARTVQTSRFLSVLTEMLATVPIEEEQNSDPAWLRTARQMLSTNLSVPLTPEEISRSAGLSYETFRKRFEAREGVAPARYRMNRRIDAACSLLRYTRMPIRQIAESLGFSDEFHLSNKFRQKMGVRPSQYRVQYAPDGQDSP from the coding sequence ATGTTTTGGTATTCCGAACAAAATGAGGTCGCGCGTCCCGTCGTGACGCAGACGCTGATCGCCGACGAGCGAGAAACGCCGCTGGGCCAGATCCGGAGCGCGGGATACATCAAAGACAGCCCCGGCGTCTCGCTCCGGCGCAAGCGTGTGCTCGGACGCTACGCGATCGTCCTTCTGCTGGAAGGGAGCGGGGTGTATGAGGATATCGGCGGGACGGCGCGGGAGGTGACGCCTGGCGACGCGCTGCTGCTTTTCCCGGAGCTGGCCCACGGGTACGGCCCGCGCGCGGGCGAGCGCTGGAGCGAGCTGTTTGTGGTTTTCGACGGAGCGGCGTTTGACCGGCTGCGGGAATCGGCCTTATTCAGTTCGGCTCATCCGGTGATCCGCGCCGGGCTTGCATGGCGCGGCGCGCTGGAGGCGGTCACTCAAACGCCGGCGACGCCGCCCCACGCCGCCCGGACCGTGCAGACCAGTCGTTTTCTCAGCGTGCTGACGGAAATGCTGGCGACGGTTCCCATCGAAGAGGAGCAAAATTCAGACCCGGCCTGGCTGCGAACAGCCCGGCAAATGCTCAGCACAAACCTGAGCGTTCCCCTGACGCCGGAAGAGATTTCACGGAGCGCCGGACTGTCGTATGAGACGTTTCGCAAGCGGTTTGAAGCGCGGGAAGGCGTCGCCCCGGCGCGCTATCGTATGAACCGCCGAATCGACGCCGCCTGCTCGCTGCTCCGATACACTCGGATGCCGATTCGGCAGATCGCCGAAAGCCTCGGATTCAGCGATGAATTCCACCTTTCGAATAAATTCCGCCAAAAGATGGGCGTCCGCCCCTCGCAGTACCGCGTTCAGTATGCGCCGGACGGCCAGGATTCGCCATAA
- a CDS encoding alpha/beta fold hydrolase — MTENILARNNVRVFGEGSRTMVFAHGFGCDQHMWRWVSSAFENDFRVVLFDYVGSGKSDRRAYSAERYGSLGGYAQDLLDVCAALEVKDAVFVGHSVSGMIGALASIREPERFSDLIMVCPSPRYINDAPNYVGGFERAEIEGLLDMMEQNYLGWASFLAPVVMKNADRPELAQELEDSFCSTDPKTARLFAEVTFFSDNRADLPRVKTPSLIIQCSDDAIAPVDVGEYLFQHLAGSSLRIIAATGHCPHLSHPEETVAVIQEYLAARPQVEIEKPFW, encoded by the coding sequence TTGACTGAAAACATCTTGGCTCGGAACAATGTGCGCGTCTTTGGCGAGGGCTCGCGGACGATGGTCTTCGCGCATGGCTTTGGCTGCGATCAGCACATGTGGCGCTGGGTGTCGTCCGCCTTTGAGAACGACTTCCGAGTCGTGCTGTTCGATTATGTTGGCTCGGGCAAGTCCGACCGGCGCGCCTACAGCGCGGAGCGGTACGGTTCTCTGGGCGGCTACGCGCAGGATCTGCTCGATGTCTGCGCGGCGCTGGAGGTGAAGGACGCCGTGTTTGTCGGGCATTCGGTCAGCGGGATGATCGGCGCGCTGGCGTCGATCCGTGAGCCGGAGCGGTTCTCGGATTTGATCATGGTGTGCCCGTCGCCGCGTTATATCAACGATGCGCCCAATTATGTCGGCGGCTTCGAGCGCGCGGAGATCGAGGGACTGCTCGATATGATGGAGCAGAACTATTTGGGATGGGCGAGCTTTCTGGCGCCGGTGGTGATGAAGAACGCGGACCGTCCGGAGCTGGCGCAGGAATTGGAGGACAGCTTTTGTTCGACCGATCCGAAGACGGCGCGCCTGTTCGCCGAGGTGACGTTCTTTTCCGATAACCGCGCGGACCTGCCCAGAGTCAAGACGCCGTCGCTGATCATTCAATGCTCTGACGATGCGATCGCGCCGGTCGATGTGGGCGAGTATCTGTTCCAGCATCTTGCCGGGAGCTCTCTGCGAATCATTGCCGCCACGGGGCACTGTCCGCATCTCAGTCATCCCGAAGAAACGGTTGCCGTCATCCAGGAATATCTCGCGGCGCGCCCGCAAGTGGAAATTGAGAAACCCTTCTGGTAA
- a CDS encoding nuclear transport factor 2 family protein — protein MRTTPSLLALSLAAIALPLAAHADPNAALRKTIQRNYNIMNTALAHRDFDTLASYYDPDFVTIDKSGDYNPSGREELRDLYKQMADAEGYGLKGSLSGHDNVLSLKVVAGGVVVIDKGEFTARLVAQNGNVFQFRSAGRSRDYWAKKESQYILTQSRILDYHTSTTMNGQPVQSPQPL, from the coding sequence ATGCGCACTACTCCTTCTTTATTGGCGTTATCACTCGCGGCCATCGCGCTGCCACTCGCCGCGCACGCGGATCCGAACGCGGCGCTTCGCAAGACGATTCAGCGCAATTACAACATCATGAACACTGCGCTGGCGCATCGGGATTTCGATACGCTGGCGTCGTACTACGACCCGGATTTCGTGACGATCGACAAGAGCGGAGATTATAACCCGTCCGGGCGCGAAGAACTGCGCGATCTTTACAAGCAGATGGCCGACGCCGAGGGCTATGGCCTGAAGGGATCGCTCAGCGGGCACGACAACGTGCTCTCGCTGAAGGTCGTCGCGGGCGGCGTGGTGGTCATCGACAAAGGCGAGTTCACCGCGCGACTCGTCGCGCAAAACGGCAACGTCTTCCAATTCCGCAGCGCCGGCCGGTCGCGCGATTACTGGGCGAAAAAGGAGTCGCAGTATATCCTGACACAGTCACGGATTCTGGACTATCACACCTCCACGACAATGAACGGGCAGCCCGTGCAGTCGCCTCAGCCATTGTAA
- a CDS encoding MBL fold metallo-hydrolase translates to MPQNQITMTYIGGPTALMEIGGLRLLTDPAFDPAGGDYTTGPVTLTKTGGPAVAPEALGHIDVVLLSHDHHSDNLDNAGRALLPAVDRVYTTPIGAERLGGNAIGLDHWQSVDVATPSGRTLRVTGTPGRHGPIGGDRGPVTGFVLAFTDTPNDAIYISGDTVWYEGVEEVARRFPITTAVLFMGAARVAAVGPDHLTMTAEDGIQAAHAFPNAKIIPLHFEGWAHFSESHEVIQTSFGAAGVGDRLLWLKPGAPTVIPQNAG, encoded by the coding sequence ATGCCGCAGAACCAGATCACAATGACATATATTGGAGGCCCGACGGCTCTCATGGAAATTGGTGGCCTTCGCCTCCTCACGGATCCTGCGTTTGATCCCGCCGGCGGCGACTACACTACCGGCCCCGTCACTCTCACGAAGACGGGAGGCCCCGCCGTCGCCCCGGAAGCTCTCGGACATATCGACGTCGTTCTGCTCAGTCACGATCACCACTCCGACAACCTGGATAACGCCGGCCGCGCACTCCTGCCGGCAGTCGATCGCGTCTACACCACCCCCATCGGCGCGGAGCGTCTGGGCGGTAACGCCATCGGCCTCGATCACTGGCAAAGCGTCGATGTCGCCACTCCCAGCGGCCGCACGCTGCGCGTTACGGGAACGCCGGGCCGGCACGGCCCCATCGGCGGCGACCGCGGGCCGGTTACGGGGTTCGTCCTCGCCTTCACGGACACGCCGAATGACGCCATATACATCTCGGGCGACACCGTCTGGTACGAAGGCGTCGAAGAAGTCGCCCGTCGCTTCCCCATCACGACCGCCGTCCTATTCATGGGCGCCGCCCGCGTCGCCGCCGTCGGCCCCGACCACCTCACCATGACCGCCGAAGACGGAATCCAAGCCGCCCACGCCTTCCCAAACGCCAAGATCATCCCGCTGCACTTCGAAGGCTGGGCTCACTTCTCCGAATCCCACGAAGTGATCCAAACCTCCTTCGGCGCCGCCGGCGTCGGCGACCGCCTCCTCTGGCTAAAGCCCGGCGCACCGACCGTCATTCCTCAGAACGCAGGATAA
- a CDS encoding PP2C family protein-serine/threonine phosphatase codes for MTDLLNAAPCGFLTFSSESVIDFANISLLDLLEYDADELRGRRFDSILSPGGRVFYQTHLSPMLQMHGRVDEISLSLRAKSGADIPVLLNAARQERDGAVFFSAILVPMRQRRRFEEELIQARRAAEEATEGQRASNAALEEARATLEKQHAELLTLNAVIQAQADHERNIAERLQEALCPSLDDTVPGLDLDYYYQPALEEASVGGDFFDVFPLNNGRYALVVGDLAGKGLAAAAQTATVRHMLRVLLYLGEEPAVAITKLNDILASQALLTGFATLFAGVYDPQRCALVYVSCGQEPGLLLRAATPRTESLGPTGPVLGAFAGSEFRQRQVALAQGDVLVLFTDGLTEAGMDRRNMLGVDGITDLLTEETAAPRTASTVAQRLMAGVEAFATSAGIRDDVCLLVARVEDCREPHTPSANDAHAHGAAPAYESGHSAPNPANIESPAPLPAGRPRGRRLARAPKTLVRLVSS; via the coding sequence ATGACAGATCTTCTGAACGCCGCTCCCTGCGGGTTCCTGACATTTTCCAGCGAAAGCGTCATCGATTTCGCCAATATCTCCCTGCTGGACCTTCTGGAGTACGACGCGGATGAGCTGCGCGGGCGGCGTTTCGACTCCATCCTCTCCCCGGGCGGCCGTGTTTTTTACCAGACGCACCTTTCTCCCATGCTGCAAATGCACGGCCGCGTGGATGAGATTTCGCTGTCGCTGCGCGCCAAGAGCGGCGCGGATATTCCCGTGCTGCTGAACGCCGCGCGCCAGGAGCGAGACGGCGCCGTGTTTTTCTCCGCCATCTTGGTCCCCATGCGTCAGCGGCGGCGTTTTGAAGAGGAACTGATCCAGGCGCGCCGCGCGGCGGAAGAAGCGACCGAGGGGCAGCGGGCGTCCAACGCGGCGCTGGAGGAGGCCCGCGCGACGCTGGAGAAGCAGCACGCGGAGCTGCTGACGCTCAACGCCGTAATCCAGGCGCAGGCGGACCATGAGCGCAACATCGCCGAGCGCTTGCAGGAGGCCCTGTGCCCGTCACTGGATGACACGGTGCCCGGCCTCGATCTCGATTACTACTACCAGCCGGCGCTGGAGGAAGCCAGCGTCGGCGGCGACTTCTTCGACGTGTTTCCCCTGAACAACGGCCGCTACGCCCTCGTGGTGGGAGACCTGGCGGGGAAGGGGCTGGCCGCCGCCGCCCAGACCGCCACGGTCCGGCATATGCTGCGCGTGCTGCTGTACCTGGGCGAGGAGCCCGCCGTCGCGATCACCAAGCTCAACGACATCCTCGCCTCTCAGGCGCTGCTCACCGGGTTCGCCACGCTCTTCGCCGGCGTTTACGACCCCCAGCGCTGCGCTCTGGTTTATGTGTCCTGCGGACAGGAGCCCGGCTTGCTGCTGCGCGCCGCCACGCCGCGTACGGAAAGCCTGGGGCCGACCGGTCCCGTGCTTGGCGCGTTCGCCGGGTCCGAATTTCGCCAGCGGCAGGTCGCGCTGGCGCAGGGCGATGTGCTCGTCCTGTTCACCGACGGCCTGACGGAAGCGGGGATGGATCGGCGCAACATGCTCGGCGTCGACGGCATCACCGATCTTCTCACCGAAGAAACCGCCGCGCCGCGCACGGCGTCCACGGTGGCCCAGCGGCTGATGGCGGGTGTGGAAGCCTTCGCGACCTCCGCCGGGATTCGGGACGACGTTTGCCTGCTCGTCGCCCGCGTGGAGGATTGCCGGGAGCCCCATACTCCGTCCGCCAACGACGCCCACGCCCATGGCGCCGCGCCGGCGTACGAAAGCGGCCATTCCGCCCCAAATCCCGCGAATATCGAATCGCCCGCGCCGCTTCCCGCCGGCCGGCCGCGGGGTCGCCGCCTCGCACGCGCGCCAAAAACTCTCGTTCGCCTCGTTTCCTCGTGA